One Methanosphaera sp. WGK6 DNA window includes the following coding sequences:
- a CDS encoding arsenic resistance protein, with protein sequence MDIIEKSEPLLIFTAIIIALLLKDVTIINNISPTLINIFLALMLFTVFLDIPLKDIRNSFKNTRFTIISLLINFIWTPLLGYILGSIFLKENVSLFIGFFMLILTPCTDWYLVFTKISKGNVALSTSLLPINLLLQLILLPVYLLLFFANTNTIQLSDLANSLIMFIIVPFILAQIVQQITKRKQELKQITVKIQNMQIIFLCIAIFGLFNTEATNLLNNINTISIVLIPIILFFIINFGVDYIIARKVKFTYKNYASLTLTTLARNSPLALAIAIKTFPHNQIILLALVIGPLIELPVLYLVSKILLHIRENKFNEVTSLD encoded by the coding sequence ATGGATATTATTGAAAAAAGTGAACCCCTATTGATTTTTACAGCAATTATCATAGCACTTTTACTAAAAGATGTTACAATAATAAATAATATAAGTCCAACATTAATCAACATATTTCTTGCATTAATGTTATTTACAGTATTTCTAGATATTCCTCTTAAAGATATAAGAAATAGTTTTAAAAATACGAGGTTCACAATAATAAGTTTATTAATAAATTTTATATGGACACCATTACTTGGATATATTCTTGGAAGTATATTCCTTAAAGAAAATGTAAGTTTATTCATAGGATTTTTCATGTTAATATTAACACCATGTACAGATTGGTATCTAGTATTTACAAAAATATCTAAGGGAAATGTGGCATTGAGTACATCTCTACTACCTATAAATCTACTATTACAACTAATACTATTGCCCGTATATTTACTATTATTTTTTGCAAATACAAATACAATACAATTATCGGATTTAGCAAATAGTTTAATAATGTTTATTATAGTACCATTTATATTAGCACAAATAGTACAACAAATAACAAAAAGAAAACAAGAGTTAAAACAAATAACAGTGAAAATTCAAAATATGCAAATAATATTTCTATGTATAGCAATATTTGGATTATTTAATACTGAAGCAACAAATCTACTTAATAATATAAATACTATAAGTATAGTGCTCATACCAATAATTTTGTTTTTTATAATAAATTTTGGAGTGGATTATATAATAGCAAGAAAAGTGAAATTCACATATAAAAACTATGCAAGCTTAACACTTACAACACTAGCTAGAAATTCACCACTAGCATTAGCTATAGCTATAAAAACATTTCCTCATAATCAGATAATACTTTTGGCATTAGTAATTGGACCATTAATAGAACTACCTGTACTATACTTAGTATCAAAAATACTATTACATATACGAGAAAATAAATTTAATGAAGTAACATCGCTGGATTAA
- a CDS encoding MarR family winged helix-turn-helix transcriptional regulator produces the protein MLNNKLYYKIQFINELFDKKIKMCTKQSSMNYISRGQGRVIAMLKLKDGISTSDLSKILGIRVSSLNEILNKLEKKNFITKESSCEDKRILLIKLTQKGQEYEFKQLDESVFDCLECNEKDELDSYLDKIIIELNKNIRSSNPEKYDKLIREREELFKKHFNSKQDYEWYKLLYTS, from the coding sequence ATGTTAAATAATAAGTTATATTATAAGATTCAATTTATAAATGAACTTTTTGATAAAAAAATAAAGATGTGTACTAAACAGTCAAGCATGAATTATATAAGTAGAGGACAAGGCCGTGTAATTGCAATGCTTAAATTAAAAGATGGTATCTCAACTAGTGATTTATCCAAGATTCTAGGCATACGTGTATCATCCCTTAATGAAATTTTAAATAAGTTAGAAAAAAAGAATTTTATTACTAAAGAATCTTCTTGTGAGGATAAAAGAATTCTTCTCATAAAATTAACACAAAAAGGACAAGAATATGAATTTAAACAGTTAGATGAATCCGTGTTTGACTGTCTTGAATGTAATGAAAAAGATGAATTAGATTCATATCTTGATAAGATTATTATTGAACTTAATAAAAATATTAGAAGTAGTAATCCAGAAAAGTATGATAAACTAATACGAGAACGTGAAGAACTCTTTAAAAAGCATTTTAATAGTAAACAGGACTATGAATGGTATAAATTACTATATACCTCTTAA
- a CDS encoding ABC transporter ATP-binding protein produces MSPPPGRPPQKLPEKPVDMKKSVKNIISLLKNYKLKLLITLICAILSTTFSVIGPLIIGDATTLIYDGINKLLNHTGTINFEQLYSLLVIAVILYIVSAVFTYLQSWFLTQISTDISYTLRKQIINKITSMSMSDLDANKRGDILSRITNDVDSLQTGITSTFIQLMTAIITIVGVLVMMFYINTYMALATVLLVPLSIIVIQIMTKYSQKYFKKQLNYKGRTNTIIEESFTAHDIIRVFNRENKSLENFREESGKWYEYEWKSQFFSSLSGPIMSFLSNLAYIIIAVLGAVLVLEQSITVGNILSFFQYINNLTRPIQQITRVMTLLQTAMAASDRIFEFLENNDEEDTATTNLTEFKHEISFEHVYFGYDENQPIIKDLSFNVKKGDKIAIVGKTGAGKTTIIKLLMRFYDITSGSIKIDGKNIEEYTKNSLRSKIGMVLQDTWLFSDTIMNNIRYGNINTTDEEIISASKQVYTDNFIRQLPEGYNTQLNEDTDNISQGQKQLITIARTILSQKEILILDEATSSVDTRTEKLIQKAMDKLMKNRTSFVIAHRLSTIQNADKILVIDNGQIIEEGTHEELINIRGVYYNMLKSSS; encoded by the coding sequence ATGAGTCCACCACCAGGAAGACCACCACAAAAATTACCAGAAAAACCTGTTGATATGAAAAAATCAGTGAAAAACATAATATCCTTACTAAAGAACTATAAACTAAAATTACTAATAACACTTATCTGTGCAATACTTAGTACAACATTTTCAGTGATAGGACCATTAATAATTGGTGATGCTACAACATTAATTTATGATGGAATAAACAAGTTATTAAATCATACAGGAACAATAAATTTTGAACAACTATACTCCCTGCTTGTAATAGCAGTTATATTATACATAGTAAGTGCAGTATTTACCTATCTTCAAAGTTGGTTCTTAACACAAATATCAACAGATATAAGTTACACTCTAAGAAAACAGATAATTAATAAAATAACAAGTATGTCAATGAGTGATTTAGATGCTAATAAAAGAGGAGATATTCTATCTAGAATAACAAATGATGTGGACTCCCTTCAAACAGGCATAACATCCACATTCATACAACTAATGACTGCTATTATAACAATAGTAGGAGTACTAGTTATGATGTTTTATATAAACACTTATATGGCTCTTGCAACAGTACTACTAGTACCTTTATCCATAATTGTTATACAAATAATGACAAAGTATTCACAGAAGTATTTTAAAAAACAATTAAATTACAAAGGACGAACAAATACCATAATCGAAGAATCATTCACAGCCCATGATATTATAAGAGTATTTAATAGAGAAAATAAATCATTAGAAAATTTTAGAGAAGAAAGTGGAAAATGGTATGAATATGAATGGAAATCACAATTTTTCTCAAGCCTTAGTGGACCAATAATGAGTTTTCTATCAAATCTAGCATATATCATAATAGCAGTGCTTGGAGCAGTACTTGTATTAGAACAATCAATAACTGTTGGAAATATATTATCATTTTTCCAATACATAAATAATTTAACACGACCTATTCAACAAATAACAAGAGTAATGACACTACTTCAAACTGCAATGGCTGCATCTGATAGAATATTTGAATTTCTGGAAAATAATGATGAAGAAGACACAGCTACAACTAATTTAACTGAATTTAAACATGAAATAAGTTTTGAACATGTGTATTTTGGTTATGATGAAAATCAACCAATAATTAAAGATTTATCCTTTAATGTGAAAAAAGGAGATAAAATAGCAATTGTTGGTAAAACTGGTGCTGGAAAAACAACAATTATTAAATTATTAATGAGATTCTATGATATTACTTCAGGTTCCATTAAAATAGATGGAAAAAACATAGAAGAATATACTAAAAATAGTTTAAGATCTAAAATAGGAATGGTACTTCAAGATACATGGCTATTTAGTGATACAATTATGAATAATATTAGATATGGAAATATTAATACAACAGATGAAGAAATAATATCTGCATCTAAACAAGTATACACTGATAATTTCATAAGACAACTTCCAGAAGGTTATAATACACAATTAAATGAGGATACTGATAACATATCTCAAGGACAAAAACAACTAATTACAATAGCTAGAACAATATTATCCCAGAAAGAAATATTAATACTTGATGAAGCAACATCATCAGTAGATACTAGAACTGAGAAATTAATTCAGAAAGCTATGGATAAATTAATGAAAAATAGAACAAGCTTTGTTATTGCCCATAGATTATCTACAATTCAAAATGCTGATAAAATACTAGTAATAGATAATGGTCAAATTATTGAAGAAGGAACACATGAAGAATTAATTAATATTAGGGGAGTTTACTATAATATGTTAAAAAGTAGTAGTTGA
- a CDS encoding ABC transporter ATP-binding protein, with protein MKKIVEPLKKQIPQISIIIILLIIQVYCELTLPSYTAEIVNNGIQNTNFTIIYQAGEMMIIMVIISIFATILNSYFSSKLSSSYARDLREIVFDKVLKFSNHELNHFSRSSLITRSTNDINQIQNILGLIFRTMLFAPILGIGSIIKVFELQTDLTWIIVVTFITVLVLLIIVIMSVMPYFKKIQEIIDKINRTSREILIGMPVIKAFIRQEYERKRFDKINQDYLKTNLRVYRSMLILLPSMNLVLDLMVVLILYFGSFSALNGTLLTGDLIAFIQYSTQIVTSFVMIGGFMINLPRILVSIRRVNEVLDTKITINDNNSTSRHIPENSKLEFRNVTFQYPESEKETLKNINFTLEKGKITAIIGGTGSGKSTILNLIPRLQDVTDGEILINNINIKNYSLKVLREKISLAPQKALLFSGTVKSNMEIGAENITIDEIENALNIAQVDFIKSLDEKVEEGGSNFSGGQKQRLSIARAIVGKHDFYLFDDCFSALDMNTERKVKKALSNIKETSSLLIVSQRISTIMDADEIIVLDNGEVVGKGQHNELVDTCKIYREIVETQQDNMEASE; from the coding sequence ATGAAAAAAATAGTGGAACCATTAAAAAAACAAATTCCACAAATTAGTATAATAATAATATTACTCATCATACAAGTATACTGTGAACTAACACTACCATCATACACTGCAGAAATAGTAAACAATGGAATACAAAATACAAATTTTACAATAATATATCAAGCAGGAGAAATGATGATAATAATGGTTATTATTTCCATTTTTGCAACAATATTAAATTCTTATTTTTCAAGTAAATTATCATCATCATATGCAAGAGATCTTAGAGAAATAGTATTTGATAAAGTATTAAAATTCTCAAATCATGAACTAAATCATTTTTCAAGATCATCCCTTATTACACGTTCAACAAATGATATCAACCAAATACAAAACATTCTAGGTTTAATATTTAGAACAATGTTATTTGCACCTATCCTAGGAATTGGAAGTATAATAAAAGTATTTGAACTACAAACAGATTTAACATGGATTATCGTAGTAACATTCATAACAGTATTAGTACTACTAATAATTGTTATTATGAGTGTAATGCCTTATTTTAAGAAAATACAGGAAATAATTGATAAAATCAACAGAACTTCACGTGAAATACTAATTGGAATGCCCGTAATTAAAGCATTCATAAGACAAGAATATGAAAGAAAACGATTTGATAAAATAAATCAAGACTACCTTAAAACTAACCTAAGAGTATATCGTTCAATGTTAATCCTACTTCCATCTATGAACTTAGTGCTTGATTTAATGGTTGTTTTAATATTATATTTTGGATCATTTTCAGCATTAAATGGAACATTACTTACTGGTGATTTAATAGCATTTATCCAGTATTCAACACAAATTGTAACATCATTTGTAATGATTGGTGGATTTATGATTAATCTTCCAAGAATTCTAGTTTCCATTAGAAGAGTAAATGAAGTATTAGACACAAAAATTACAATAAATGATAATAATAGCACTAGTAGACATATTCCTGAAAATTCAAAACTTGAATTTAGAAATGTAACCTTCCAGTATCCTGAAAGTGAAAAAGAAACATTAAAAAATATTAATTTCACACTAGAAAAAGGTAAAATAACTGCAATAATAGGTGGAACAGGAAGTGGAAAATCAACAATATTAAATCTTATTCCAAGATTACAAGATGTAACAGACGGTGAAATACTCATAAACAATATAAATATAAAGAATTATAGTTTAAAAGTTCTTCGTGAAAAAATAAGTCTTGCACCACAAAAAGCATTACTTTTCTCTGGAACAGTAAAATCAAATATGGAAATAGGTGCAGAAAATATTACAATTGATGAAATAGAAAATGCATTGAATATTGCACAGGTAGATTTTATCAAGTCATTAGATGAAAAAGTAGAAGAAGGTGGATCAAACTTTTCTGGAGGGCAAAAACAGAGATTATCTATTGCTCGAGCAATTGTTGGAAAACATGATTTCTATTTATTTGATGATTGTTTCTCAGCACTTGATATGAACACGGAACGTAAAGTAAAAAAAGCATTAAGTAATATTAAAGAAACAAGTTCTCTACTTATTGTATCACAGAGAATATCCACAATAATGGATGCAGATGAAATAATAGTACTAGACAATGGAGAAGTAGTAGGTAAAGGACAACATAATGAACTAGTGGATACATGTAAAATATATAGAGAAATAGTAGAAACACAACAAGATAATATGGAGGCATCAGAATGA
- a CDS encoding ABC transporter substrate-binding protein codes for MVKKKHIGIIIIAILIIIGAIYAYNTYSSDSDVISIGYQPSDHDAALFVANASGMFTDAGLKVELHEYSNGGDLMSAMASGDVDVGYVGITPFLSSKAKGVPVKIVAGVQTEGSGIVAKDSSIQSLSDLKGKTVATIGDASIQHMLLQYALEEEGMSLSDVNAPSMNVATLTDALRNGKIDAMVTPEPYVSIAESNGGYIVERSGEIIENHPCCVVAMSDDFLNKHPDVAKKYLEIQSNATQQLIDDANNSVQYLPSSIVPNATLEQTTLSNMNWVVGLNDTYKQNIRDFITIENKLGVLNKTFTDDELFYVSE; via the coding sequence ATGGTTAAGAAAAAACATATAGGAATAATTATCATAGCTATCTTAATCATAATAGGAGCAATATATGCATACAATACTTATTCATCAGATTCCGATGTAATATCTATAGGATATCAACCATCAGATCATGATGCAGCATTATTTGTAGCTAATGCTTCTGGAATGTTTACAGATGCAGGACTTAAAGTAGAATTACATGAATACAGTAATGGTGGAGACCTCATGAGTGCAATGGCAAGTGGGGATGTAGATGTAGGATACGTTGGAATAACACCTTTCCTTTCATCTAAAGCAAAAGGAGTACCAGTAAAAATTGTTGCAGGAGTACAAACCGAAGGTAGTGGAATAGTAGCAAAAGATTCAAGTATACAATCACTATCTGATTTAAAAGGAAAAACAGTAGCAACAATTGGTGATGCATCTATCCAACACATGCTCTTACAATATGCTCTTGAAGAAGAAGGAATGTCCCTTTCTGATGTAAATGCACCAAGTATGAATGTTGCAACATTAACTGATGCACTTAGAAATGGAAAAATTGATGCAATGGTAACACCAGAACCATATGTGTCAATTGCAGAAAGTAATGGCGGATATATTGTTGAACGATCAGGAGAAATTATTGAAAACCATCCATGTTGTGTAGTAGCAATGAGTGATGATTTCCTAAATAAACATCCTGATGTAGCTAAAAAATATCTTGAAATTCAATCCAATGCAACTCAACAATTAATTGATGATGCAAATAATAGTGTACAATACTTACCAAGTTCTATTGTACCAAATGCAACCCTAGAACAAACAACATTAAGCAATATGAATTGGGTTGTTGGATTAAATGATACATACAAACAAAATATACGTGACTTTATAACAATAGAAAATAAATTAGGCGTTTTAAACAAAACATTCACTGATGATGAATTATTCTATGTATCAGAATAG
- a CDS encoding 4Fe-4S double cluster binding domain-containing protein, with translation MNLWDKIQDICKKETTIYGIANMNSAKEYLNKEYPSLKTYPYAISIGINIPDKIVDNIENKYGEIDYLNTYNKTNKKLDKIGQRIEQTIQKNGYKAKQIPASDIVSKEKLIGDMSHKLVANLAGLGWIGKSCLLINPYYGPRIRWATILTNAQLQYNKKILSNKCNTCRLCVVNCPAKAIKNVNFKKEDPRSVRYDAYACNNHFKKLESEGRPKLCGLCVKVCPWGLVNKKSRN, from the coding sequence ATGAATTTATGGGATAAAATACAGGACATATGCAAAAAAGAAACAACAATTTATGGAATAGCAAATATGAACTCTGCAAAAGAATATCTAAATAAAGAATATCCTTCTCTAAAAACATATCCCTACGCTATATCAATAGGAATAAACATACCAGATAAAATAGTAGACAATATCGAAAATAAATATGGTGAAATTGACTATTTAAACACATACAACAAAACAAATAAAAAACTAGATAAAATAGGACAAAGAATAGAACAAACAATACAAAAAAATGGATATAAAGCAAAACAAATACCTGCATCAGACATAGTATCCAAAGAAAAACTAATAGGAGACATGTCTCATAAACTAGTAGCAAACCTTGCTGGACTTGGATGGATAGGAAAAAGTTGTCTACTTATAAATCCCTATTATGGTCCCCGAATAAGATGGGCAACAATACTAACTAATGCACAACTACAATATAACAAGAAAATACTAAGCAATAAATGTAATACATGTAGATTATGTGTAGTAAATTGTCCAGCAAAAGCAATAAAAAATGTAAACTTTAAAAAAGAAGACCCTAGAAGTGTACGATATGATGCATATGCATGTAATAATCATTTCAAAAAACTAGAAAGTGAAGGTAGACCAAAATTATGTGGTCTATGTGTAAAAGTATGTCCATGGGGGTTAGTAAATAAGAAAAGTAGAAACTAA
- a CDS encoding VOC family protein, with the protein MKFNYITIMVRDLNKSLKFYEELVKLSIQRTIETPMGKIVFLANDAGETMIELIDFENTPKVETKSLTMSFKVDVPLEDVHKKALLLGYSPSNIIDEGQKPTYFNLEDPDGILVEFSL; encoded by the coding sequence ATGAAATTTAACTATATTACAATTATGGTAAGGGATCTTAATAAATCATTGAAATTCTATGAAGAATTAGTCAAATTAAGTATTCAAAGAACTATTGAAACTCCTATGGGAAAAATTGTTTTTTTAGCTAATGATGCTGGTGAAACTATGATTGAATTAATTGATTTTGAAAATACTCCTAAAGTTGAAACTAAATCCTTGACTATGAGTTTTAAAGTAGATGTTCCTCTTGAAGATGTACATAAAAAAGCTCTTCTTCTAGGTTATAGTCCATCTAATATTATTGATGAGGGTCAAAAACCTACTTACTTTAACTTAGAAGATCCTGATGGCATTTTAGTTGAGTTTTCTCTATAA
- the thiM gene encoding hydroxyethylthiazole kinase, translating to MNKTELDKNMLKKCSEIIEQLRNTCPLTHCITNYVTINDCANAVLAIGGSPSMANEAPEIKEFVEIAGATVINMGTLLEDQIEPMKIAATHTKKTGTPLVLDPVAVGVTQLRNDVTVDLIEQSSVSVIRGNMSEIKAIAKLFNIITESVMAKGVDVADSDVIGEDNIQENASIVKNIAKKLDTVIAVSGPVDIISDGKVVYIIDNGDAVMSKITGSGCMLTCVIGSFTAVTNPLEAALIGSLSMAIAGEKAKDKMELNDEGSGSFRTYLIDELYKMNKNSIIEYGKLYKLKEEN from the coding sequence ATGAATAAAACAGAACTTGATAAAAACATGTTAAAAAAATGTAGTGAAATTATAGAACAGCTACGAAATACATGTCCATTAACACATTGCATAACAAATTATGTAACAATTAATGATTGTGCAAATGCAGTATTAGCAATTGGTGGTTCCCCTTCCATGGCAAATGAAGCACCTGAAATAAAAGAGTTTGTAGAAATTGCAGGTGCTACTGTGATAAATATGGGAACATTGCTTGAAGATCAAATAGAACCAATGAAAATTGCAGCAACACATACAAAAAAAACAGGCACTCCTCTAGTATTAGATCCTGTTGCAGTAGGAGTTACACAACTAAGAAATGATGTAACGGTAGATTTAATAGAACAATCATCTGTTTCTGTTATAAGAGGAAATATGTCTGAAATTAAAGCTATAGCTAAATTATTTAATATAATAACAGAATCAGTCATGGCTAAAGGAGTAGATGTAGCAGATTCAGATGTTATTGGTGAAGATAATATACAAGAAAATGCTTCAATAGTAAAAAATATTGCAAAAAAACTAGATACTGTGATAGCAGTATCCGGTCCTGTAGATATAATATCTGATGGAAAAGTAGTGTATATAATAGATAATGGTGATGCAGTAATGTCAAAGATAACAGGTAGTGGTTGTATGTTAACTTGTGTTATAGGTTCATTTACAGCAGTCACAAATCCCTTAGAAGCTGCATTAATTGGTAGTCTTTCCATGGCAATAGCTGGTGAAAAAGCTAAAGATAAAATGGAATTAAATGATGAAGGTTCTGGTTCTTTTAGAACATATCTTATAGATGAATTATATAAAATGAATAAAAATAGTATAATAGAATATGGAAAGTTATATAAATTAAAGGAGGAAAACTAG
- a CDS encoding MTH1187 family thiamine-binding protein, whose product MITADFSILPVGIDNTECKEFVAKAVQAIKDSGLNYQLTGMGTHIEAENYAQLYDAIAKAQEAVFTAGTDRVYTVIKVDDRRDRENRTLNAKIKTVDDMLE is encoded by the coding sequence ATGATAACAGCAGATTTTTCTATATTACCTGTAGGTATAGATAATACGGAATGTAAAGAATTTGTAGCTAAAGCAGTGCAAGCAATTAAAGATTCTGGATTAAATTATCAATTAACTGGTATGGGAACTCATATTGAAGCAGAAAATTATGCTCAATTATATGATGCAATAGCAAAAGCACAGGAAGCTGTATTTACAGCTGGAACTGATAGAGTATATACTGTTATAAAAGTTGATGATAGAAGAGATCGTGAAAATAGAACTCTTAATGCAAAGATTAAAACAGTAGATGATATGTTA